DNA from Tursiops truncatus isolate mTurTru1 chromosome 8, mTurTru1.mat.Y, whole genome shotgun sequence:
TTTGCTTCCAATTTCCTGGCAGGAGATGCTTCCCTGCAGATTGAGCCTCTGAAGCCCAGCGATGAGGGCCGGTACACCTGCAAGGTGAAGAACTCAGGGCGCTATGTGTGGAGCCACGTCATCTTAAAAGTCTTAGGTAAGACAGAGTGCCCTCGTAAATGCCTACATCTTATTAATAAGGTCTTGGTGACGGATAGGCAAATGTGTCACACTGTTACAAAACTTCTTGTTCAATCCTTCGTATTATACAGACGTCACCTAGTCCAGTTCCCTGGGAAGAAGTGtgtatgttttgtattttagtcgtaatgaaagaagaaaaaataatcacagtTTTCCACGGTAGCCcattacaaaatttaaatatccTCTAATGTTTAAATAGTATCCTCATACTTAACAAATCTCTCAGATCTGCTTCAAGTCCATTTCTCTGTTTTGTGATAGCAAGAACTACTAAGTTCTTAATTGCTTACAAGTTAATGAACTTCTGTCCCTGTTTCAGTATTAGTAAAATCACACTCAACTTTCCTAAAATTTCCAATTATAAAAGTTTCTCTTCTTTGAGAAGTGATGAGAGAGTTTCTGAGGCAGCCTCTAAAAGTTACAACAGCACCACTGGAAACAGCTGGAGTTGGGTGTATATGTGTGCAGGGGATGGAAGTGGGTGTATTTTGGAGAGTGGTGTAAAGCATGGCGAGGTAACAAAGTACTATTGAATCCACACTCAAAAGTTGACCATGTGGGTGGAAAAACAAGTCAACAGGATGTAGTTCTTCCACTGAATCGGGTGTttggggatctttttttttttttttttttttgccagtgagACCATCAAAACCCAAGTGTGAATTGGAAGGAGAGCTGACAGAAGGAAGTGACCTGACTTTACAGTGTGAGTCATCCTCTGGCACAAAGCCCATTGTGTATTACTGGCAGCGAATccgggagaaggagggagaggatgaaCGTTTGCCTCCCAAATCTAGGATTGGTAAGTCATCTTTCTACCGGTCTATTGAGATAGCAGGACAGTACTCTCTCCATGAATTCTAAATCTGGTTTTGTCAGCAACTCACAAGGTGACTTTGAACACACTGCTGGACCTCTTTGAACTTCCATTTTTCATCCCTAACGGGGACagaaaaatctgtcttttctttcctcaaatggcaaaaataaaagtgGTAAGGAGATTAGGAATAAATGTACTCTATAAATTCATTATATCTAATTATTGTGTTTAGTATCCCTTAAATGTTCAGAATCTTTTGTAACTTTTGAGGATGCACTGCAGTTTAAAGGAACGTTCACCTTTCTTCCCACATTCCAAAAAGGGATCGATTCTCTCACCTCATCCTTACCAAACCGTATTATATTGATAGAATCTTAGGTCAGTGACATAATAAACGATAAATATAGACCTTGTCACTAGGGGATTACAGTCATCTTTCTGCTTGTGTAGACTACAACCACCCTGGACGCGTCCTGCTGCAGAATCTCACCATGTCCTCCTCTGGGCTCTACCAGTGCACAGCGGGCAATGAGGCCGGGAAGGAGAGCTGTGTGGTGCGAGTGACTGTTCAGTGTAAGTACGCAAAGGGTTGGTTTGGTTTTGTCTCTGCAGTGGTTCAGcgtaaaatgtttttaatcacaAGTAAGAGTAAGGTCAACATCTTTATCTACAGAAGAACATGGCTATCACTGAAATAAATTCAGTAGTTACCAAGGACTGTTCAACAGTTGTAGCTAACTCTGTATTTATAGTATGTGTGAATTTTCCAGCCCCCTGAAGAAATTTATTATATCCAGGAGGGGACCAAAACCAAATGGAGGTTTCCTTTATAGATATACCCTTacaaagggtaacttctactctgttttcagagcttctcttgtgtctgctgtttctcaaaaaTAATCAGCTAAAAATAATCCTAATGTCAacgaggcatattttggggtgtcgtattctgctccccttcaataTCAAGAGGGACAGTCATACACCAAGAAAGGGTATATGGGGAACTCAGGAAGATAGATACAAAGATCTGGAAATACTCATCTTGTCCAGAGCTTATGTTTTTTAAGTCTATGTGTTGCTTAGCTTATGCTTggttttacttttgcttttgtttctgagAAAACAGATGTACAAAGCATCGGCATGATTGCAGGAGCGGTGACAGGTATGGTGGCTGGAGCCCTGCTGATTTTCCTCCTGGTGTGGCTGCTAATCCGACGGAAAGACAAAGAGAGATACGAGGAGGAAGAGAGACCGAATGAAATCCGGTAAACCTCCCGCAAAATCCCCTTCCTCACCTAGGCTGCCTTTCTACCGCCAGCTCCCCAGCTCCCTAGTGACAACAAAAATGTCCCATTTCCTCTTAACCTTAAATCTGTTAAAAGGATTATTCTGGTGGGTAAGGAGCTCCAGCCTAGGGGCAGGAGGACTGGTTTACCTTGGCTTTCTTGTGAAACTATCCGCAACAGGGATGCAACAGGGACGTAATAGCTAAACTCTGCGTTCCTTCTCATTGCCTTCCACTTGTAAAGGCCATGCAATAGAGAATGGGCCTAGCCTACGGGCCATGAAAGGGCTTCTGCAGACAAACTCCCAGTCAAGGGGACTGCTGTCTAGACATCCAGTAGGGAGTGCCCATTCCCCCAGAGTAACAGGGTGGACCTCGCGGCCAAGGGGCCGCACACCCGCCCAAGCCCGCCGGAAGGGCGCAGGACGCAGGGGGAGTCCCTGTTTCCCTACGTGGTAGCTCGAGGTTTCCGCCTTGAGGAGCTGATCGGGCAACCTCAGAAAGCAGCAGCACAGCGGAAGCTTTCGCAGTCCTGTGGCCCTAAAATCtatctttgctctttttcctcttcagagAAGATGCCGAAGCCCCGAAAGCCCGCCTTGTGAAACCCAGCTCCTCCTCCTCGGGCTCTCGGAGCTCACGCTCGGGCTCCTCCTCCACGCGCTCCACGGCTAACAGCGGCTCCCGCAGCCAGCGGACACCGTCCTCGGAAGCGGCGCCCCGGCCAGGGCTGGCTACCCACACCTACGGTCCTGTGGGGCCGGAGGCAAGAGGGTCTGAACCAAAGAAAGTCCACCACGC
Protein-coding regions in this window:
- the CLMP gene encoding CXADR-like membrane protein isoform X1, yielding MILLVLLGLVSYYVGTLGTHTEIKRVAEEKVTLPCHHQLGLPEKDTLDIEWLLTDHEGNQKVCPAKHPADAFNKHLLKKKNMQKKEKALFFREVVITYSSRHVYNNLTEEQKGRVAFASNFLAGDASLQIEPLKPSDEGRYTCKVKNSGRYVWSHVILKVLVRPSKPKCELEGELTEGSDLTLQCESSSGTKPIVYYWQRIREKEGEDERLPPKSRIDYNHPGRVLLQNLTMSSSGLYQCTAGNEAGKESCVVRVTVQYVQSIGMIAGAVTGMVAGALLIFLLVWLLIRRKDKERYEEEERPNEIREDAEAPKARLVKPSSSSSGSRSSRSGSSSTRSTANSGSRSQRTPSSEAAPRPGLATHTYGPVGPEARGSEPKKVHHATLTKAESTPGTIPSQSRAFQTV
- the CLMP gene encoding CXADR-like membrane protein isoform X3 — protein: MQKKEKALFFREVVITYSSRHVYNNLTEEQKGRVAFASNFLAGDASLQIEPLKPSDEGRYTCKVKNSGRYVWSHVILKVLVRPSKPKCELEGELTEGSDLTLQCESSSGTKPIVYYWQRIREKEGEDERLPPKSRIDYNHPGRVLLQNLTMSSSGLYQCTAGNEAGKESCVVRVTVQYVQSIGMIAGAVTGMVAGALLIFLLVWLLIRRKDKERYEEEERPNEIREDAEAPKARLVKPSSSSSGSRSSRSGSSSTRSTANSGSRSQRTPSSEAAPRPGLATHTYGPVGPEARGSEPKKVHHATLTKAESTPGTIPSQSRAFQTV
- the CLMP gene encoding CXADR-like membrane protein isoform X2 gives rise to the protein MILLVLLGLVSYYVGTLGTHTEIKRVAEEKVTLPCHHQLGLPEKDTLDIEWLLTDHEGNQKVVITYSSRHVYNNLTEEQKGRVAFASNFLAGDASLQIEPLKPSDEGRYTCKVKNSGRYVWSHVILKVLVRPSKPKCELEGELTEGSDLTLQCESSSGTKPIVYYWQRIREKEGEDERLPPKSRIDYNHPGRVLLQNLTMSSSGLYQCTAGNEAGKESCVVRVTVQYVQSIGMIAGAVTGMVAGALLIFLLVWLLIRRKDKERYEEEERPNEIREDAEAPKARLVKPSSSSSGSRSSRSGSSSTRSTANSGSRSQRTPSSEAAPRPGLATHTYGPVGPEARGSEPKKVHHATLTKAESTPGTIPSQSRAFQTV